A segment of the Rhodospirillales bacterium genome:
CCGCTTTCTGGCTCTGCTACGGCTTCGGCATGGACGGCGACGCTACGTCCCGCATCTTCGAGCGGGCGGCGGCGGCCGTCGGCGGCCATGATCTGATCGTGATGCTGCCGTGGGGCGTCCTGCCCCTCGTCGCCGACGGCGTTCGGTCTGCCAATCCATGGTGCAGCTTCATTTCCAGCTGGTGCTGGAAGGCGTGTTGCGGCGCTGGGGCACGAGGACCCGGGTGGTGGCGCTGCCGGACGGGGTGACGGTGCTGGACGACCGCGTCGCGTGGGTGTTCGACCAGTTGCGCTGACGACCGGAACGGCGTCACTGGTCGTTATCAAATGCGCGAAGCCATGCCTGCAAGTTTGGCGCGTCGGGACAGGCGTGCACCATCTGGCGGAGTGCGATGCGGGCCGCGCGGCGGGTCCACTCGTCCTCGGAGCGAGGGAACCGCCGCGGTTCCAGCCCAGAGCACACGGCCCAGTTGATGAGCAGCTTCTCTTCCATGTAGCCGGCCGGCGCAAAGAGCTGGAGCAGCCGCTGGAAGGCTTCGTAGCGGCGCACGTCAAACCCGGCGTCGAGCGGCGGCCGCAAACCTCCCCTCTCGGCGACCGGGCTACGGGGATGCGCCGTCAGCACCGGCGTCAAGCCGGGCGGAATGGGCGCGTCGTCCGTCTTGCACCGTTGTACCGCAGATCGATGATGGAGCAGGTGCGAATGGAGCGGATTTGCGGTGTCGTCATATTGGCGGAGCGCATCCGGCTGAAAGTGCTCGATGCGCGCGGCCGCAGACCGACACACGCGATGCGGTTCGGCCGCCGAGATGGCGCTGAGTGCATCAGATGCATCGACGAACACGTTCCGACCCTGGCCGCGGCGGAGGATGCGTTTGAGGGCAGGGTCTTCGGTGCGGACGCAGAACTCCATATGCGGAACACCGAGACCGAGATCGAAGAGCACCCCGCTGCGGTCGTCTGGCCGCACCGCTCCCACATCCGGCCCGAGTTCCATCAACGCCGTTCGTCCGCTCAGGACCGCAGCCGGTTCGCGGACGCAGAAAGAGATGCTTTGGGTCCAGGAGTGCGGTCGCGGACCCACCTGCTCGTAGGCGATCGCGACCGTGTCCCCAGGGAACGCGAACTGCAAGGCGCCGGTCCGGGTCACGATGGCGCCGCCGTTGTCTTTCACCGCCAGTTCCGGCGCCGGATCACGACGGATACCCGGGAACGCGCAGACCGCGCGGGTCCCGATGCTCCACATGACGTCCGCGTCGTGAAGCATGTGTTGCGCCACTGCCCGTGGCGTCGTCGCCGCCGGTTTGTTCATGACCGTGCACCCCGGACCTGCGGGGTTCCTCCCAACCTGCGGCGGGCTTCCGCTACCTTGTCTTTCCCTGCACGTAACCTATTGATTCTCGCGGGTACTACCGCCCATCCGACTGTGTCGTTCGAATGGGCCAGTGCACCCAGGCGCATCCCGCACCGATCTTCGCTTCAGCGGCCGATCCAGTCAATTGCTAAGGAAAATCGTTCAGGTGCGCGTTATTGGCAATGCTGCATTGCGATAGACACGCTATGGTTCTGCGCCCATGTAACGCTACAGTTGCGCTGTCGCATCCGCGGGTCTGAGCCGCGGCAACAAAAGACACTGGAGGAACTGTCCCGTGCGTGACAGCTTTCAACCGTGGAAAGAGGCTTTCAAAACATGAACTGGGACCATACGATCGCCAAAGTGGCGCCTTACGCCGCCGTCGTCGTCGCCATCCTCGTGACGATGTACGTCTTCGCCGGCTATATGCAGGTTCAGTAACGGGGCAGGTTCAGTAGCGGGAGCAGACGCGGCAGACGGAGCGTGAGGGCACACGGCCGGCGTCACAACCGCATCAGGGGCGCAGAGCCAGCCGAGCCACCTCCCGAACCTCCGAGCGGATGGCGCCCGGAGACGGCGGATCGGCGAGCGTGGTGGTCCAGGCCGGCGGCGGATTGCGGCCGAGCCGATGGTTCCAGCGAACCTCCCGGAGCAGCGCTTCCGCCGCAGCCGGCAAGCGCTCCGGCGCCGCAATCTCATTAAGTGCGGCCCATACGCCGGCCCAGCAGCGGGCGACGGCGTAAGGATTGTACCCGCCGCCGCCCAGCACCAGCAGCCGGGGCGCCATGGAAGCGGTCGCTGCGATCACGCTCCAAAGGGCGCCGTTCGAAAGGGCGAGGCGGGTCATCGGATCGTCGGCGAGGGCGTCGGCGCCGCACTGGACCACCAGAACCTCCGGCGCGAACGCCGTTATCAACGGCACGATGACCTCGTCGCGAAAGAACGCCATTTCCGCGTCGTTGAAGCCCGGCGGCACCGGCAGGTTGCGCGCGGCTCCACCGGCGCGGTCGTGGACGCTGCCCGGACCGCCGCCGCCTTGGGGGCCGCCGTTCAATTTCTGACCGGCGCCGGCGCGCCACATCGGCCAGCGCCCTTCCTCGTGCACGGAGAGGGTGAAAACCCGCTCGTCGTCGTGAAACGCCTGCTGCACGCCGTCACCGAAGTGGGCATCCAGATCGAGATAGAAGACGCGGGTGACCCCGGCGTCCAGGAACTGCAGGATCGCCAGCGCCGGATCGTTGAAAATGCAGTAGCCGCTCGCCCTGTCGCGCTGACCGTGATGGGTGCCACCCGCGGGGTTGTAGACGATCCCTGGCCTGGCGGACAGCATGCGGGCCGCCATCAGCGACGCACCGCAAGCGGTGG
Coding sequences within it:
- a CDS encoding acetoin utilization protein AcuC, with protein sequence MPWKPRPQHLRAALVRSPERPILIGSDIFRQSRHASGHPLAIPRVSLAIDLCRALGWLPDAAYRESPRASPEELARFHVAGYIAAVQDAERDQEVSDEVRRRFNLGVNGNAIYREMFRRPATACGASLMAARMLSARPGIVYNPAGGTHHGQRDRASGYCIFNDPALAILQFLDAGVTRVFYLDLDAHFGDGVQQAFHDDERVFTLSVHEEGRWPMWRAGAGQKLNGGPQGGGGPGSVHDRAGGAARNLPVPPGFNDAEMAFFRDEVIVPLITAFAPEVLVVQCGADALADDPMTRLALSNGALWSVIAATASMAPRLLVLGGGGYNPYAVARCWAGVWAALNEIAAPERLPAAAEALLREVRWNHRLGRNPPPAWTTTLADPPSPGAIRSEVREVARLALRP